The Actinocorallia herbida DNA window AAGGAGGGCGCGGCGGACTGGGGCCGGCCCGTGGCGAACTCCGACGTCCCGACCGGGGTGGCGGTCTTCCCGGGCGACCCCGGGGTCCGCCGCGTCGCCGAACGCGAGAACCACGTGGTGCGCTGGTCGGAGTTCGACCGGGGCGGGCACTTCGCCGCGATGGAGGCACCGGATCTCCTCGTCGCCGACGTCCGCGCGTCCTTCCGGCTGGTCCGCTGACCCAGGGCACGGCCGACGTGGGGCGGTTCTCCGGTGGCGGGCCGCCCCCGTCGATGATCATCACGGCCTCCATCACCGCGCTTCGCCGCGCGCCTCCGAGGCGGGCGTCCGGTGGGGCCGACGGTCCTTCCAACCGCGGACGGGGGCGGTCCGCGCGGGTCCCCAGGCCGGCAACGTCATCCCCACGGCGATGAGCAGCACGGCCACCGCCGGGAGCGTCACCGAGAACAGGCAGCCGAGCGGCTCGATCGGCGACCGGCATCCGAGATCGCCGACGGTCCCGACGGGCAGGGGCGGCTCGAATCCGAACAGTTGCGCCTGGACGAAGACGAACCTCTCCGCGAGGTGGACCAGCCCGAGCACCGCGCCCGCCGAGACGCTCCACAGGCCCAGCCGCAACGCCGCCCGGCTCGTCCGGCCCGCGTGGCGCAGCCCGGTGCGCAGCAGGTCGACCATCGCCACGCCCAGCATGACGAGGAAGATGTCGGCGTACCCGCCGAGCATCGGCCGCTCGCGATAGAGCTCCCCGAGCGCCCCGCCCCTCCCGGACACCGGGCTGCCCAGGAACAGATCCGACATGCCCGCGATCGCCAGCGTGTACGCGACGATCCGTGCGCGAATCGCCGTCCTGGCCTCCCTCGGCGACCGCGTGACGCGCAACAGATAAGCGACCGTGCACAACGCCACCGCCAGCGCGCACACATCGGCCAGCAACCACCCGAGATGCGGGAACACCCGCCCCTCGACCGCCCGCGCCCTCCCCGACATCAGCACGAACGCCAGCCCGAACGCCATCAGCAACGCGCACAGCTCACCCTGCCCGGCCCGCACCGGCCCCCTCCGCAACCCCCGAAGCCGCACCCCCGCCCACCCGAACGCCACCCCGGCCCCGGCGAAAAGCAGCCCGTCCACCACCGGACCTCCCCCTCCCATTCCCACGCGCCCTCCCCCACCGACGGACTCGATCCGAACGGCCCGACCCCATAATTCCAGAGTCTCCCGGCACCCCATTCCGAGCCCCGAGCAGCATTCTTCCGCACTCCCGATCACCCCCGCCATGCATTTACCGAGAACGAAATATGCCCCAAAACCAACGAGGCGCGAAATACTTCCGAATGGCCAGGACGCCGGCATCACGACGAACAACCAGAATCCCCGACAAGATCCGCTGCGCCGAAATTCACCAAGGCCCGCCGGCTTCGGAGAACCCGAGGTGGGCGAGGTCTCGCCGGACGGGGTCGGTAGGGCGCGTCGTCATGAAGTGCTCCACGGAGGCCGGCCGCATCTGGAAGTCCTTGATTCCCGAGCCGGGCCTTTCACCCGCATAGGCGGGTGAAAGGCCCGGCCGCGTCATCGTGCCCGCCTTCGCGCCTTTTGCCGTCGCCTTTGCGCAGGGTCCTCGGATGGCCGGGTGAACGTCTCCGCGCCGGAAGCATGGAGAACCACTTCGGCGTGGCGTGCTGGATCCATGAGGCGGGGACACCTGTGGACGGGCGTGCGCGCCGCGAACCAAGGCCGCGGCATCGGGTGCGACGCCGGTTCGTTAGGAGTGGCGCCAGGAGTGGAGTTTGTCTGGGTTTCGTATTGCCCAGATGTGGGTGATGCGGTGGTCGGCGGCGATCTCGAAGGCGAATACCGTTTCGGTTCTGCCCTCGGACTCGACCACCAGACCGGGCAGGCCGTTGACCGTGCGTTCGAGGATCGTCCGGGGCGGTGCGAGGCGGGCGATCGTCAGGTAGAGGTGGGCGATCCGCTCGGCGCCTTCGATGGGCAGGAGGTGGGCGATGACGCGGCCGCCGCCGTCGGAGATCGCGGTGGCGGCCGGATCGAGCAGGCCGATCAGGGCCTCGATGTCCTGCGCCTCCCAGGCCGCCTTGAAGCGTCGGACGACGCTCGCCTGCCGGGCCGCGCCCGGGCTCGTCCCGGCCCGCGCGGCGGCGATGCGGCGGCGGGCCGAGGACGCCAGCTGACGGCACGCCGCCGGGCTGCGGCCGACGATTTCGGCCACCTCGGCGAACGGGTAGCGGAAGACGTCGTGCAGCACGAACGCGACGCGCTCGGCCGGGGTCATCGACTCGAACACGACGAGGAAGGCCATGGTCACCGACTCGTCGAGGGTGATCCGGTCGGCCGGGTCTCCGCCCGCCCCTGCCGTCCACTCGGCCGGGGCGGGCACCGGCTCCGGGATCCACTCGCCGACATAGGTCTCCCGCCGGGCGCGCGCCGAGCCGAGCAGGTTCAGGCAGACGCGGCTCGCCACCGTCGTCAGCCAGGCACCCGGGGACTCGATGGACTCCTGCTCGGCCCGGGAGATCGCGTACCAGCGGGTGTAGGTCTCCTGGACGACGTCCTCCGCGTCGGCCAGCGATCCGAGCATCCGGTAGGCGAGATTGAGCAGCTGCCGCCGCTCGCCCATGATCGTGCTCAGGCCCGGGTCCCGCTCGTCCGCCTGCCGCTGCGCCTGTTCCGACGGGGTGTTCATCCGCTCTCCGGCTCCCTCGTTGCCATGTCCTCCCCGGTACGACAGATCAGCGCGGCGAAATGTCAGGTCGGGGCCCACCTCACATTCGACGGGGCCGCGTTGTCGGGTCAGTGAAGACGACCCCGTCGACCGAAGGACAGGAACCTCCCCATGAACGACTTCCAGGAGATCGCCGACCGCGTCGAGATCGAGGCGCTGCGCGCCGAGTTCACCGACGCGGCGATGATGCGCGACCGCCCCCGCATGGCCGCGCTGTTCACCCCCGACGGAGTGCTGCGCATGCCCAACATCCCGGTCGAGTTCAGCGGCCGGGAGAAGATCCGGCTCGGCGGCGAACGCCTGCAGAGCCAGTGGGATTTCTTCGTGCAGAACAGCCACCCGGGCACGATTCGGATCGACGGCGACACCGCCACCGGCCGCACCTACATGCAGGAGGTCGCACGGCTGCTCGACGGCCGCTCCGGCCAGAACTTCGCCGTCTACCACGACGCCTACCGGCGCACCCCGGAGGGCTGGAAGTTCGCCGAGCGGGTCTACGAGGTCAGGTACGTCGACACCACACCGCTGGCGGGCTCGGCGCCCGGCTCCGGCGAGTCGTCCGACGACTTCGCCGCACCGGCGTCCGCCGACCGGCTGGACCGGGCGATCGCGGCACTGCGGGCGAACGGCTTCGCCGCCGAACTCCTCGACGACGCCAAGGCGGCCCGCGCCCGCGTCCAGGATCTGATCCCGGAGGGCGCGGCCGTGTTCACCGGGGCCAGCGAGACGCTCCGGCTCTCCGGCATCGCCGACGACATCGAGGCGGGCGGTCACTGCGAGGCGATCCGGCCGCGCATCCTGAAGATGGACCGCACCACCGAGTCCGACGAGATCCGCCGCCTGACGACCGCCCCCGACGTCTTCGTCGCCAGCGTCACGGCCGTGACCGAGACCGGCTCACTCGTCATCGCCTCTGGCAGCGGAAGCCAACTCCCCGCTTCTGCGGGCGGTGCCGCGAAGGCGATCTGGATCGTCGGCGCGCAGAAGGTGGTCCCCGACCTTCCCACCGCGCTGCGCCGCGTAGAGGAGCACGCCCTCCCCCTGGAGAGCGCCCGCGCCCAGCAGGTCTACGGCCGCCCGAGCGCGATCAACCGCCTCCTCGTCCTCAACGCCGAACCCCAGCCCGGTCGCGCCACCGTCCTCCTGCTCCGCGAACCCATCGGCTTCTGACCCCGACGACCACCCCGACGACCACCCCGCCGGCCTCCCCGGCGGGCAGACCTCCTGCGCGCCCTGCCCTGCCGGCTCACCGCCGGCGACGGCGAATCCGGGGCGGGATCGAGCCCCCCTTGTTCGGAGGGCGCTGTCCGTCTCCTCGGTCAGGGCCGCAGGAGGGTCTTGATGGCACGGCGTTCGTCCATGGCCTTGTAGCCGTCGGCGGCGTTCTCCAGCGGCAGGGTCAGGTCGAAGACGCGGCCGGGGTCGATCCGGCGGGTCAGGATCAGCTCGATCAGCTCGGGCAGGTAGCGGCGGACGGGCGCGGGGCCGCCGTGCAGGTGGACGGCGGCGAAGAACAGCTCGTCGCCGGGCAGGTGGACGTCGTGGGAGACGCCGACGTAGCCGATGTGGCCGCCGGGCCGGGTGGCGCGGACGGCCTGCATCATCGACTGCTGGGTGCCGACCGCCTCGATCACGCTGTGCGCGCCGAGACCGCCGGTGAGGTCCTTGAGCTTCGCGACGCCCTCGTCACCGCGCTCGACGATGACGTCGGTCGCGCCGAACTCGGTCGCGAGCCTCTGCCGGTCGGCGTGCCTGCTGAAGGCGACGATCCGCTCGGCGCCCATCTCCCGGGCTGCGAGCACGCCGAGCAGGCCGACCGCGCCGTCGCCGACGACCGCGACGGTCTTGCCGGGTCCCACCGCGGCGGCGTCCGCCGCGAACCAGCCTGTGCCCAGCACGTCGGACGCCGCGAGCAGCGACGGGATCAGATCCGCGTCCGGCGTTCCGGGTGTCGCCACCAGGGTGCCGTCGGCCAGCGGGATCCGCGCGAACTGCGCCTGGGTGCCGATGCCGTTCATCGCCACGGCGTGCACGCAGCGGGACTGGTAGCCCGCCCGGCAGATCTCACAGGTGTTGTCGGAGGCGAAGAACGACCCGACGACGAAGTCCCCGACCTTCACGTTCCGCACCCCGGGGCCGGTCTCCTCGACCACGCCGACGTACTCGTGGCCCATCGGCGCCATGCCGTCGAGCTTCTCGACGCCGCGATAGGGCCACAGGTCCGACCCGCACACGCACGCCGCCGTCACCCGGATGATCGCGTCGGTCGGCTCGATGATCTTCGGGTCGTCGCGGTCCACCACGCTGACCTCGCCGGGACCGTTCAGGACTACTCCACGCATGAAGGATCTCCTCGCTCGCTCTCGGTCGCGCGCCGACGGACGTGGCACCGCACTCGGCCCCTCAGTGCGGTATTCCTCCCATACCGGGGCAAGCCCCACCTTGCGGCGGAATCTTTGCCACGGCCGGACGGCTAAATGACCGCGGTCCGCCGGCCGGCACACCCGCGCCGCGGCCCGGACCTGGCCCGATATCCTGCGAACCCGTTGCACCGAACCGGAGACGACCGACCCGTGTCCGATCATCAGGCCACCGAGGACCGAGGACCCGACGTGCGGCGCCGTACCGTCCCGGCGCTCACGCAGTACGCGACACCCCGCCTGGTCGCCTCCATCGTGTACGACGGGCATCCCGCCGAGGACGACCCGGAGTGGCGGACCAGCGGCGCGCCCAGCGCGGCCGACTACGGGGTCTGGGCGGGGCGCTGGTGCGGTCTCACCTGCCTGCGCATGGCGCTGCTGGCGCGCGACGGAGCGGCGCCCAGCCTGTGGGAGCTGCTGACCGAGGCGCTTCCCTACGGCGTCTACCAGGAGCGCGACGACGGCACGGTGGGGCCGGGACTGATCTACCGTCCCTTCGCCGACTTCGTGGGCGAACGCCACGGCCTGCGGGCCGAGGTCATCACCGAACTCACCGCCGACCGGCTGCGCGCCGAACTCGACGCGGGCCGGCTCGTCCTCGCCTCGGTGCACCGGGAGATCCGCCGCCCCGACCGTCCCGCCCCCGGCCGTGGCGGCCACCTGGTCCTCGCCACCCGCCACCCCGGCGACACCGTCGCCTTCCACAACCCCTCGGGCCACACCCCGGAAACCGTCGCCGCAGCGCTCCCCGCCGACGTCTTCGACGCCTTCGCCGCCCACCGGGGCGTCGCCCTCCACCTGTAGTCGCCTCGCCGCGGGTTCCGGTGGCCCGGCGACCCGGTGCCGGGGCCTCCGATCGGGGCGGGCCCGGCGCCCGGTGGCGCCGCGCCGCCGGGTCGGCCGGTTCGGTGCCCTGGCCGTGCCGCGCCGCCGACGACGCCCGGCGGGGCCCGCCTTGCGGGTCGGCGAAACGCCGGCCGACGCCTACGGGAGCAGGCCGTGGAGCCGCGCCGCGACCACGGCGGCCTGCCGGGTGGTCGCGTGCAGCCGGGCCATCGCCTCGCGCAGGTAGCTCTTGACCGTGGGGAGCGACAGCCCGAGGCGGGTGGCGATCTCCGTGTTCTTCAGGCCCAGCGCGATCAGGGCCAGGATGTCGATCTGCCGGTCGGTGAGGCGCACGCCGGAGGGCCGGGCCGGGTCCGGGTGTGGGGCGGCGAGCGCGCGGAGCTCCGCGGCGACCTCCGGGTCGGCGACGCGGTGGGCGAGTTCGCGCAGGCGCGCGTGGAGGTGCACCAGGTCGGTGGGCACGTCGTGGTGGGCGAGGTCGGCGGCACGGATGAGCCGCAGGCGGTCGTCCACTTCATCCCGAATATTCAACTCGTGGGCGATATGGGTCGCCCGGCCCTCCAGGAAACGCAGGACTTCCGGGGATCCCGACCGCGTGCGCCGCCCCGCGTAGAGCAGGCCGCGGACGCGTCGCCGCACGATGATGGGCGCGACCGCGAGACTGACGATCCCCTCACCGAGGATCTGGTCGTCGAAGTCGTGGGTGATGTCCTCGGCCGCCGCGTAGTCGTCCACCGCGAGGGCCCTGCCGATCTGCCAGCTCCGCCCGCCGAGCCCGCGGGCCGGGGCGAGGACGATCGAGGTGAGCCGGCCGCCGCCCGCGCCGGCGACCGCGGTGATGCGGATCTTGTCGTCCTTGCGCAGGCCGGCGAAGGTGACGGATCCGTGCAGCGCCTGGCGGATCTCGCGGCTCGTCTGCTTCAGCAGGGCGAGGTCGCTGGGACGCATCAGATCGACGGGCACCCCAATACCTACTTTCGGACGTGCCGAGGGCTTTGCGGCCAGTTAAGCATGTGGCGCAGACCACTTCGGCAGCCGCGTCCCCGGGCGCGGCACGCACCTCGGAGGCGATCCGCATGTCCGAACCCATCGGCTCTCACCCGCACGAAGACCGGGTGTTCGCACCCCCGGCGGGGCTCGCCGCCGACGCGAACCTCAAGGCCGACGTGTACGAGCGGGCCGCGAAGGACCGGCTCGGATTCTGGGCCGAGCAGGCCGAGCGCATCTCCTGGAGCGAGCCGTTCACCGAGGTCCTCGACTGGTCGAACCCGCCTTTCGCGAAGTGGTTCACCGGCGGCAGGCTCAACGCCGCTTACAACTGCGTCGACCGCCACGTCGAGGCGGGCAACGGCGACCGGGTGGCGCTGCACTTCGTCGGCGAGCCCGGCGACACCCGCGACATCACCTACGCGCAGCTCAAGGACGAGGTGTCGCAGGCGGCCAACGCGCTGACCGGGCTGGGGGTGCGGGCTGGCGACCGGGTGGTGATCTATCTGCCGATGATCCCCGAAGCCGTGGTCGCGATGCTGGCGTGCGCCCGCCTCGGCGCACCGCACACCGTGGTGTTCGGCGGATTCAGCGCCGACGCGCTGGCGAGCCGCGTCCTCGACTGCGACGCGAGGCTCGTGATCACCGCGGACGGCGGCCACCGGCGGGGCGCGGCGTCGCCGCTCAAGCCCGCGGTCGACGAGGCCCTCGCGAAGCTGGGCCGGAAGAACCCCGTCGAGCATGTCGTGGTCGTGCGGCGCACCGGCCAGGAGACGGCGTTCGACGGCGCCACGGACGTCTGGTGGCACGAGGTCGTCGGCGGGGCGTCTACCGCGCACACGCCCGAGGCGTTCGACTCCGAGCATCCCCTCTACGTCATGTACACCTCGGGCACCACCGGCAAGCCGAAGGGGATCCTGCACACGACGGGCGGCTACCTGGTGCAGACCGCGTACTCCTTCTGGGGCGTGTTCGACCACAAGCCCGACGACGTCTACTGGTGCACCGCCGACATCGGGTGGGTGACCGGTCACTCGTATCTCGTCTACGGGCCCCTGGCCAACGGCGTCACGCAGGTGCTCTACGAGGGCACGCCCGACACGCCCCACAAGGGCCGCTGGTGGGAGATCGTCCAGGACAAGAAGGTCACGCTCTTCTACACCGCGCCGACCGCGATCCGGACCTGCATGAAGTGGGGCGAGCGGATTCCCGCCGAGTACGACCTGTCGACGCTGCGGGTACTCGGATCGGTCGGCGAGTCCATCAACCCCGAGGCCTATCTCTGGTACCGCGACAACATCGGGCAGCGGAAGGCGCCGATCGTCGACACCTGGTGGCAGACCGAGACGGGCGGCCACATGATCACGCCGCTGCCCGGGGTGACGGCAGCCAAGCCGGGCTCCGCGATGACCCCGCTGCCCGGGATCAGCGTCGACGTCGTCGACGACGCCGGGAACTCCGTGCCCAACGGGGAGAGCGGGTACCTCGTGGTCCGCGAGCCGTGGCCCGCGATGCTCCGCACGATCTGGGGCGACGACGAGCGCTACAAGGAGACGTACTGGTCCCGCTGGGAAGGCCTGTCCCTGTACTTCGCCGGGGACGGCGCCAAGCGCGACGCCGACGGGGCCATCTGGCTGCTCGGCCGGGTCGACGACGTCATGAACGTCTCCGGGCACCGCCTTTCGACGACCGAGATCGAGTCCGCCCTCGTGTCGCACCCGAAGGTCGCCGAAGCCGCCGTGGTCGGCGCCGCCGACGAGACCACCGGCCAGGCCGTCGTCGCCTTCGTCATCCTGCGCGAGTCGGCCGCCGACGGCGGCGCCGACCTCACCACCGAACTCGCCGCCCACGTCAGAAGGGAGATCGGCCCCATCGCCAAGCCGAAGCGCATCCTCGTCGTCCCCGAACTCCCCAAGACCCGCTCCGGCAAGATCATGCGCCGCCTCCTGCGCGACGTCGCCGAGAACCGCGCCATCGGCGACGCCACCACCCTTGCCGACACCACCGTCATGACCCAGATCACCGCCGGGCTGTCCGCCTCCTCCCCCCAGGAACCCTGACGCGCCTCGGCCCAGCGGCGCCGGGAAAGCGATCCGGGCCGTCGACCCGGCCGCGCCCCTGCTCCGCGCCTACGCCGACCGAGGGCCGCTGCGCCGCCTGAACGGCACCGGCACTACCGAAAAGGTGCGACTGCGCATCCATGACGCCCTGGGACTCACGAACGCCATGTCCTGGGCGGCGATGTCCGGGCGGACCTGGCGGACAGGAACGCGGTCGCGCCGGTGGCGCGGCCGCGGCGGATGGTCGCGGTCGGGCCGGATGGGGCGGCGTGCTCGGCTCGGCGGCTCTGCGAGCGGGTGGGAGATCGAGGCCGCTTGCTCGCGTCCGGGGGACGGTCAGGGGCGGGGTGGGTGCCAGTCGGTGGTGAGGTGGGCGTGGCGGATTTTGCCCAGGAGGCGGATGGGGAGGGTTTCCGGGGTGGGGGTGGCCTTGTTGATGGTCAGGGTGCTGTGGCGGATGGAGAGGGCGTTGGCGTCCAGGGTCATGCCGGGGGCCAGGAGCAGTTCGATGGTGCCGCCGCTGACTCGTAGGTCGATGACGAGTTCGGGGGCGGTGCGCACGGCGTCGGTGAGGTCGAGCAGCACGTCGGACCAGGCGGTGCGGAGGGCCAGACGGTGCGGGAGGTGCCAGCGGCCTTCGCGGCGCACCGTGCCGTGCTTCTCCTTGATGGTGAGGAGTTCGGGGGCGGGTGCGCCGACGGGCGGCAGGGTGAGCGCGCCGCCTCCCGGGGACGCGATCAGATCGGTGACGAGCGGGGTGAGCGCGTCGATGGTGCGGGCGGTCAGGGCCGCCTCCACGCGCTCGTCGAACTCGGCAGGGGTGAGCCTGCCGTCGGCGACGGCGGCGCGCAGCAGGTCGATGGCCCGGTCGCGGTCCGCGTCGGACGCACGCAGCGCGGGTGGGCCGGGCGGGTTCGTCGGCATCGGGCCTCCTCGGCGGCGAGGTCGTGACACCCCGCCGCCAGCATCACTGACCCATCAGTCTAAGCAGATAGGTATGTTGAGTTAGGTATATAGAGTTAGGTATCGCGAGTCAGGCATCTACGCGATTTTACGGTGGTACATGCGCATCGCCAGGGCGTAGGCGACGACGAGGACGCCGGTCACGGCGAGCCAGGCTCCGACCCCCGCGCCAGAGCGGAATCCCACGAGGAGCGCGACGAGCACCACGAGCGCGACCGAGATCAGGTTGCCGAACAGCGAGGTCAGCACGTGCGCCCACAGCACGCTCGAGCGGGCGATCGGCATCGACTGGAACCGCTCGAAGATGCCGCTCTGCAGGTCGTTGAACAGCCGGTAGGACGTGTAGGAGATGCCCATCCCGATCGTGATCAGCAGGATGCCGGGCAGCAGGTAGTTCACGTAGTCGTCCGACCCGGTGCTGATCGCGCCGCCGAACACGTAGACGAACAGCAGCATGAGCGTGATCGGCATGATCGCGACGGTGATGACGGTGTCGAGGCTGCGGGTGATGTGCCGCAGGGTCCGGCCCGTCAGCAGGGCGGTGTCGCCCAGGAACCGCATGATCATCCCTGCTCCTCAGTGGTCCGTGCCGTGGTGGGACCCGCCGCGTCGTCGCCGATGATGGCGAGGAAGACCTCTTCGAGGTCGGCTGCTTCTCGACGTACTCGACCTTTCCAGGCGGGAGGAGCCGCTTCAGCTCGTCGAGCGTGCCGTCGGCGATGATCCGACCCTGGTGGAGGATCGCGATCCGGTCGGCGAGGTGTTCCGCCTCTTCCAGATACTGGGTGGTGAGCAGCACCGTCGTGCCCTGCCCGGCGAGCTCCTTGACGCTGTGCCACACCTCGAGGCGGGCCTGGGGGTCGAGCCCGGTGGTCGGTTCGTCCAGGAAGATCACCGGCGGATCCCCGATGAGGCTCATCGCGATGTCCAACCGGCGGCGCATGCCCCCGGAGTACGTCGCCACCCGCCGGCCCGCCGCGTCGGTGAGCTGGAAGCGGGCCAGCAGGTCGTCGGCGACCCGGCCGGGGTCCGCGACCCGCCGCAACCGGGCGACCAGCACCAGGTTCTCCCGGCCGGTGAGGATCGCGTCCACCGCCGCGAACTGCCCGGTGAGACTGATGGACGCCCGCACGTCCGCCGGTCGCGCGGCGATGTCGAAGCCGGCGACGGCGGCCGTTCCCGCGTCGGGCTCGAGCAGCGTGGACAGGATGCGCACGACCGTGGTCTTGCCCGCGCCGTTGGAGCCGAGCAGGGCGAAGATGCTGCCCGGCGCCACGTCGAAGTCCACGCCGCGCAGCACGCGCACTTCCTTGTAGGACTTCTCGAGGCCTTGTACGTGGATCGCCTGTCTCGTCATCGGGGGGAGGTCCCTTCGTCGGGCCGCGCCGGTGTCACTCGCAGAACACCTGCACCTTGGTGTCGGTCTCGTCGACGTCGACGACGACGTCGCCGAGCTGTTCGATGAGCTCCTCGATGTGCTGCGGCTTGAGCTCGGTGAGGTCGATCGGAACCCCCGCCTTGTCCAGCTCCGCGTTGAGCCTGACGAGCGCCTGCGGCGGGAGGAGGCTCGTGAGCCTGACCCCCGCGCGCAGGAGCTGGAGCGGGACCCGGATGTTGATCCGGGTCGGCCCGTCGGCGGAGCCGTCCGACGCGTGCACCACCACGCGCAGGTACCTGGGCCGGGGTCTCCGGTGGGTCTCGGCCGCGGGCGTGGACTCGGGCCTGGCGCGTTCGAGCGCGCCGATCAGCCGCTCGGCCTCGTCCGCGGTGATCTTTCCCTCGGCCAGCATCTGCAGGATCTGGCGCCGCTGCTCGTTCATCGGGACCGCTCCAGCTCCGTCAGCGCCTCCTGGACGCTGATCTCCCCACGTTTCAGGCGGTCGACGACGTCGGCGCCGGTAGGGGCCGGGTCGGTGTCGACGAAGTCGAGGCGCTCGGCGATCCGGTTCAGCCTGGACTTGATCGTCGGGTAGCTCACCCCGAAGATCCGCTCCATCTCCTTGATCGAACCGTGCGACCGCACGAACGCGGCGACGAACACCTGGTCGTTGACGTCGAGCTGCGCCAGCTGCGGCGGCTCGAACCGTCCCTCGATCGCGACGCCGCTCCCGGCCAGGCGCACCCGTTCGACCACGAACGGCCGCCCCTGCGTCAGGTCTGTCAGCTCGTGCCAGTCCACCCGCGCCCCTCACCCTCTCGGCGACTCACCCTCTGTGCAGTTGTATCTTGATTTTCTTCACCCTGCAACGCAAGAAACTTGATTTTCTTGAACTCAACATTCAATGAATCAAGTCTTCAGGTCGCCCAACCCCTCCCGTCACGACCCGTGTCCTCACTTCCCG harbors:
- a CDS encoding MAB_1171c family putative transporter is translated as MDGLLFAGAGVAFGWAGVRLRGLRRGPVRAGQGELCALLMAFGLAFVLMSGRARAVEGRVFPHLGWLLADVCALAVALCTVAYLLRVTRSPREARTAIRARIVAYTLAIAGMSDLFLGSPVSGRGGALGELYRERPMLGGYADIFLVMLGVAMVDLLRTGLRHAGRTSRAALRLGLWSVSAGAVLGLVHLAERFVFVQAQLFGFEPPLPVGTVGDLGCRSPIEPLGCLFSVTLPAVAVLLIAVGMTLPAWGPARTAPVRGWKDRRPHRTPASEARGEAR
- the sigJ gene encoding RNA polymerase sigma factor SigJ, producing MNTPSEQAQRQADERDPGLSTIMGERRQLLNLAYRMLGSLADAEDVVQETYTRWYAISRAEQESIESPGAWLTTVASRVCLNLLGSARARRETYVGEWIPEPVPAPAEWTAGAGGDPADRITLDESVTMAFLVVFESMTPAERVAFVLHDVFRYPFAEVAEIVGRSPAACRQLASSARRRIAAARAGTSPGAARQASVVRRFKAAWEAQDIEALIGLLDPAATAISDGGGRVIAHLLPIEGAERIAHLYLTIARLAPPRTILERTVNGLPGLVVESEGRTETVFAFEIAADHRITHIWAIRNPDKLHSWRHS
- a CDS encoding LUD domain-containing protein — translated: MNDFQEIADRVEIEALRAEFTDAAMMRDRPRMAALFTPDGVLRMPNIPVEFSGREKIRLGGERLQSQWDFFVQNSHPGTIRIDGDTATGRTYMQEVARLLDGRSGQNFAVYHDAYRRTPEGWKFAERVYEVRYVDTTPLAGSAPGSGESSDDFAAPASADRLDRAIAALRANGFAAELLDDAKAARARVQDLIPEGAAVFTGASETLRLSGIADDIEAGGHCEAIRPRILKMDRTTESDEIRRLTTAPDVFVASVTAVTETGSLVIASGSGSQLPASAGGAAKAIWIVGAQKVVPDLPTALRRVEEHALPLESARAQQVYGRPSAINRLLVLNAEPQPGRATVLLLREPIGF
- a CDS encoding zinc-dependent alcohol dehydrogenase family protein, with the translated sequence MRGVVLNGPGEVSVVDRDDPKIIEPTDAIIRVTAACVCGSDLWPYRGVEKLDGMAPMGHEYVGVVEETGPGVRNVKVGDFVVGSFFASDNTCEICRAGYQSRCVHAVAMNGIGTQAQFARIPLADGTLVATPGTPDADLIPSLLAASDVLGTGWFAADAAAVGPGKTVAVVGDGAVGLLGVLAAREMGAERIVAFSRHADRQRLATEFGATDVIVERGDEGVAKLKDLTGGLGAHSVIEAVGTQQSMMQAVRATRPGGHIGYVGVSHDVHLPGDELFFAAVHLHGGPAPVRRYLPELIELILTRRIDPGRVFDLTLPLENAADGYKAMDERRAIKTLLRP
- a CDS encoding C39 family peptidase yields the protein MRRRTVPALTQYATPRLVASIVYDGHPAEDDPEWRTSGAPSAADYGVWAGRWCGLTCLRMALLARDGAAPSLWELLTEALPYGVYQERDDGTVGPGLIYRPFADFVGERHGLRAEVITELTADRLRAELDAGRLVLASVHREIRRPDRPAPGRGGHLVLATRHPGDTVAFHNPSGHTPETVAAALPADVFDAFAAHRGVALHL
- a CDS encoding LuxR C-terminal-related transcriptional regulator, whose amino-acid sequence is MPVDLMRPSDLALLKQTSREIRQALHGSVTFAGLRKDDKIRITAVAGAGGGRLTSIVLAPARGLGGRSWQIGRALAVDDYAAAEDITHDFDDQILGEGIVSLAVAPIIVRRRVRGLLYAGRRTRSGSPEVLRFLEGRATHIAHELNIRDEVDDRLRLIRAADLAHHDVPTDLVHLHARLRELAHRVADPEVAAELRALAAPHPDPARPSGVRLTDRQIDILALIALGLKNTEIATRLGLSLPTVKSYLREAMARLHATTRQAAVVAARLHGLLP
- the acs gene encoding acetate--CoA ligase — protein: MSEPIGSHPHEDRVFAPPAGLAADANLKADVYERAAKDRLGFWAEQAERISWSEPFTEVLDWSNPPFAKWFTGGRLNAAYNCVDRHVEAGNGDRVALHFVGEPGDTRDITYAQLKDEVSQAANALTGLGVRAGDRVVIYLPMIPEAVVAMLACARLGAPHTVVFGGFSADALASRVLDCDARLVITADGGHRRGAASPLKPAVDEALAKLGRKNPVEHVVVVRRTGQETAFDGATDVWWHEVVGGASTAHTPEAFDSEHPLYVMYTSGTTGKPKGILHTTGGYLVQTAYSFWGVFDHKPDDVYWCTADIGWVTGHSYLVYGPLANGVTQVLYEGTPDTPHKGRWWEIVQDKKVTLFYTAPTAIRTCMKWGERIPAEYDLSTLRVLGSVGESINPEAYLWYRDNIGQRKAPIVDTWWQTETGGHMITPLPGVTAAKPGSAMTPLPGISVDVVDDAGNSVPNGESGYLVVREPWPAMLRTIWGDDERYKETYWSRWEGLSLYFAGDGAKRDADGAIWLLGRVDDVMNVSGHRLSTTEIESALVSHPKVAEAAVVGAADETTGQAVVAFVILRESAADGGADLTTELAAHVRREIGPIAKPKRILVVPELPKTRSGKIMRRLLRDVAENRAIGDATTLADTTVMTQITAGLSASSPQEP
- a CDS encoding DUF1707 SHOCT-like domain-containing protein; its protein translation is MPTNPPGPPALRASDADRDRAIDLLRAAVADGRLTPAEFDERVEAALTARTIDALTPLVTDLIASPGGGALTLPPVGAPAPELLTIKEKHGTVRREGRWHLPHRLALRTAWSDVLLDLTDAVRTAPELVIDLRVSGGTIELLLAPGMTLDANALSIRHSTLTINKATPTPETLPIRLLGKIRHAHLTTDWHPPRP
- a CDS encoding ABC transporter permease codes for the protein MIMRFLGDTALLTGRTLRHITRSLDTVITVAIMPITLMLLFVYVFGGAISTGSDDYVNYLLPGILLITIGMGISYTSYRLFNDLQSGIFERFQSMPIARSSVLWAHVLTSLFGNLISVALVVLVALLVGFRSGAGVGAWLAVTGVLVVAYALAMRMYHRKIA
- a CDS encoding SHOCT-like domain-containing protein, translated to MNEQRRQILQMLAEGKITADEAERLIGALERARPESTPAAETHRRPRPRYLRVVVHASDGSADGPTRINIRVPLQLLRAGVRLTSLLPPQALVRLNAELDKAGVPIDLTELKPQHIEELIEQLGDVVVDVDETDTKVQVFCE